The Kribbella sp. HUAS MG21 genome includes the window CCGCCGCCTGGCACCGGGACCTGCTCCGGGCCCTGGAGTCGGGCAACCCGATCAGCTACGCGGACTCGATGAAGTCCCACTTCAACGGCATCCACACCCGTCTAGGCGAATAGGTTCTCCGCGTCCACGATCGTGTAGGCGTAGCCCTGTTCGGCGAGGAAACGCTGGCGGTGGGCGGCGAACTCGGCGTCGATGGTGTCGCGGGCGACGATCGAGTAGAAGCGGGCGGTGCGGCCGTCACCCTTGGGGCGCAGCACGCGGCCGAGGCGCTGGGCCTCCTCCTGGCGGGAGCCGAAGGTGCCGGAGACCTGGATCGCGACCGACGCCTCGGGCAGGTCGATGGAGAAGTTCGCGACCTTGCTGACCACCAGCCGGGTGATCTCGCCGTGCCGGAACGCGTCGAACAGCCGCTGGCGCTCGCGGACCGTGGTCTCGCCCTTGATCACCGGGCACTCCAGCCGCTCGCCCAACTCGTCCAGCTGGTCGATGTACTGGCCGATCACCAGCAGCGGCTCGCCCGCGTGGTGCTCGGCGATCCGCCGGACCAGCTTCGACTTCGCCGGGGTGGACGCGGCCAGCCGGTACCGGTCCTCCGGCTCCGCGGTCGCGTACACGAACCGCTCGGTCTGCTCGAGGTCCACCCGCACCTCGACACAGTCCGCCGGCGCGATCCAGCCCTGTGCCTCGATGTCCTTCCACGGAGCGTCGTACCGCTTCGGTCCGATCAGCGAGAACACGTCGCCCTCGCGGCCGTCCTCACGAACCAGGGTCGCGGTCAGGCCGAGCCGCCGGCGCGTCTGCAGGTCCGCGGTCATCCGGAAGATCGGCGCCGGCAGCAGGTGCACCTCGTCGTACACGATCAGGCCCCAGTCGCGGGCGTCGAACAGCTCCAGGTGCGTGTAGACGCCCTTCCGGCGCGTCGTCATCACCTGGTACGTCGCGATCGTGACCGGGCGGATCTCCTTGCGCGCACCGGAGTACTCGCCGATCTCGTCCTCGGTGAGGCTGGTACGGCGGAGCAGCTCGTCCTTCCACTGCCGTGCGGACACCGTGTTGGTGACGAGGATCAGGGTGGTCGCGGACGCCTGCGCCATCGCGGCCGCGCCGACGATCGTCTTGCCGGCACCACAGGGCAGTACGACGACACCGGAGCCGCCGTGCCAGAACGAGTCGGTCGCCTGCTCCTGGTACGGGCGCAGGTCCCAGCCGTCCTTCACCAGGTCGATCTGGTGCGCCTCGCCGTCGACGTACCCGGCCAGGTCCTCGGCCGGCCAGCCCAGCTTCAGTAGGGTCTGCTTGAGGTGACCGCGCTCCGACGGGTGCACCAGGACGATGTCGTCGTCGATCCGCGCGCCCAGCATGGGCTTGACCTTGTTGCTGCGCAGTACTTCTTCCAGCACGGGCCGGTCGGTCGTGACCAGCACCAGGCCGTGCTGCGGGTGCTTCTCCAGCCGCAGCCGACCGTAGCGGTCGAGGGTCTCGGCGATGTCGACCAGCAGCGAGTGGGGGACCGGGTAGCGGCTGTAGCGCAGCAGTACGTCGATGACCTGCTCGGCGTCGTGACCCGCGGCGCGGGCGTTCCAGAGCCCCAGCGGTGTCAGCCGGTACGTGTGCACATGTTCGGGCGCCCGCTCCAGCTCGGCGAACGGCGCGATCGCCTTCCGGCACTCGTTCGCGTCCACGTGCGCCGTCTCCAGCAACAACGTCTTGTCCGACTGCACGATCAGTGGACCGTCTGTCACCCGCAGCTCCTATCCTCGCCCCGACCCTCCATTGTGCCTCGTGCCTCAAACAGGCCCGGTGGGCCGGCGCTGCGCCTTCATCTCCCGACGCCATCCCGGGTTGCCGCCGGCGGCGAAGACGACGTCGGCCTCGATGTACTTTCTGTAGCCCGCCAGGTCCTCGGTGGCGGATCCCGGCCAGCGCTCCCACGCGTCCAGGAAGCACTGGGCGTAGGTGGTGCCCAGTTGCTCGTCGAGGTACCTGAGCGTGGCCAGCGCTTCCCCTTGGCATTGCGTCTCGAGGCCCTCCGGCTCGACGGGCAAGGTGAGGGCGTGCTCGAGGTAGCGGGAGAGGATCCGGGCATCGGCCTCCGTGCCCAGAGAGGCCAGCGGGGTGCAGTAACTCCAGCCGTGCCCTCGCGGGCGCCCGGCCAGCATGTCGCGTTCGATCCTCGGGCGGAGGTCCGCGCGCTGCCCGGCGGCGATCAGCCAGATCGCTGCCACGCTCGTCCGCCAGCCCGAGTCCAGCATCAGGTTCAGGTGTTTCGCGGGGGCCAGCCGTCCACCTGTCCGGAGCCGGAACTGGTACCAGGCCTGCCGTGGCCGCGGCCAGAGCCAGGCCTTGACGATCAGGGGCCGGTAGCTGCCGGCCCAGAGCGTCATGGCCCAGTAGGCGCGGTTGAAGTCGTCCATCACTCGACGGCTCGGGCGGCGGAGATGCGGTGCAGGGCGTAGGTGCGCGGGCTTTCGGAGTCGTCGTCGTAGGCGGTGAGCCAGCCGTCGGCGACCCGGGACGGTTCGACGATGCGTTCGGTGGAGTGGCCGTTGTGGTCGACGTACGCGATCCAGGTGCGGGTGTGCGCCTCGGCGGCGTTGGTGAGGACAGCGATCGTCTCCGCGGGGGCGGCGGGTTCGACGAGGCCCTCGTCGCCCGGGCGTTCGGCGGCGATGCGGTCGCCGGCGCGGACCTTCTCGATCACGGCCTTGACCTGGTCGTCGGTGAGGTCGAACGCGCTCTCGTTGAAGTCCCGGCCGGTACGACGCCGCGGCGCCTCGCCCCGGCGTG containing:
- a CDS encoding DNA repair helicase XPB, with translation MTDGPLIVQSDKTLLLETAHVDANECRKAIAPFAELERAPEHVHTYRLTPLGLWNARAAGHDAEQVIDVLLRYSRYPVPHSLLVDIAETLDRYGRLRLEKHPQHGLVLVTTDRPVLEEVLRSNKVKPMLGARIDDDIVLVHPSERGHLKQTLLKLGWPAEDLAGYVDGEAHQIDLVKDGWDLRPYQEQATDSFWHGGSGVVVLPCGAGKTIVGAAAMAQASATTLILVTNTVSARQWKDELLRRTSLTEDEIGEYSGARKEIRPVTIATYQVMTTRRKGVYTHLELFDARDWGLIVYDEVHLLPAPIFRMTADLQTRRRLGLTATLVREDGREGDVFSLIGPKRYDAPWKDIEAQGWIAPADCVEVRVDLEQTERFVYATAEPEDRYRLAASTPAKSKLVRRIAEHHAGEPLLVIGQYIDQLDELGERLECPVIKGETTVRERQRLFDAFRHGEITRLVVSKVANFSIDLPEASVAIQVSGTFGSRQEEAQRLGRVLRPKGDGRTARFYSIVARDTIDAEFAAHRQRFLAEQGYAYTIVDAENLFA
- a CDS encoding DUF6000 family protein, which codes for MDDFNRAYWAMTLWAGSYRPLIVKAWLWPRPRQAWYQFRLRTGGRLAPAKHLNLMLDSGWRTSVAAIWLIAAGQRADLRPRIERDMLAGRPRGHGWSYCTPLASLGTEADARILSRYLEHALTLPVEPEGLETQCQGEALATLRYLDEQLGTTYAQCFLDAWERWPGSATEDLAGYRKYIEADVVFAAGGNPGWRREMKAQRRPTGPV